A window from Chitinispirillum alkaliphilum encodes these proteins:
- a CDS encoding alkaline phosphatase, whose translation MQVSWRNTILVDFVPNVAKLTLVSDPDCLLTEEKLAMELRDRGFDLIEFNDAIEFRYAYESKYRSIWDQGEHTDLIVILRLQDAELTVLPYDLLQAGRKLSFSLGDLFPNMSYPVVEQLDRSLLDSLFDAQKKTNPDRMGDNATKDFILRHVFGVAAELISTEVELFRFLLRLHYGNSAMPAMLADRLVDVFESSGNFRGWSLSQIIPDAEQFFAFIQERWPIFLENLKQDKQVKEDSEASFLKVQGPVALPFDHQDIRVYIDNLFVEGKLTPVDLPGIDIAKDSWILSGISTAKPDCEDLRISRLFDIVDAADLSMDSRYTDWIAFAMKWAELSSLIHTASNVEHKKRYCGTGQRLNGIFADWLETHYASLINLPPSAPAMLHHVPRHLARYIEEDQKGKKAALVVIDGLSLDQWVTVRNIIQKQNSDLVLRESATFAWIPTLTSVSRQAIFSGKPPIYFPSSINSTNSEEKLWKQFWQSHDVSKMDIAYKRSLGDGDAEVAMDSLINPAQTKVVGLVIDKVDKIMHGMQLGAAGMHNQIDQWCRGEYLISLINYLSNHGYEIWITSDHGNIESSGKGRPTEGAIAESRGERVRIYPTPELRSRISSTFTSAREWQPSGLPDEYFPLVATGNDAFVNEGDSIVGHGGVAIEEVIVPLIKVEKRTQK comes from the coding sequence ATGCAAGTGAGCTGGCGAAACACCATCCTTGTAGATTTTGTGCCGAATGTTGCCAAACTAACGCTGGTATCTGATCCAGATTGCCTGTTAACTGAAGAAAAACTGGCAATGGAGCTGAGAGACCGTGGGTTTGATCTCATAGAGTTTAATGACGCGATTGAGTTCAGATATGCCTATGAATCAAAATATCGATCTATTTGGGACCAGGGCGAGCACACCGATCTTATTGTGATTTTAAGATTACAGGACGCAGAATTGACGGTCTTGCCTTATGACCTGCTTCAGGCCGGAAGGAAGCTGTCTTTCAGCTTGGGAGATCTTTTCCCCAACATGAGCTATCCAGTTGTTGAGCAGCTTGATCGCAGCCTTCTGGATTCACTGTTTGATGCCCAAAAGAAAACAAATCCCGACCGCATGGGTGATAACGCCACTAAGGATTTTATCCTTCGACATGTATTTGGAGTGGCAGCAGAACTCATTTCCACAGAAGTTGAGCTTTTCCGCTTTTTGTTGCGCCTGCACTACGGGAATTCTGCAATGCCAGCGATGCTGGCAGACAGGTTGGTTGACGTTTTTGAAAGCAGCGGCAATTTTAGAGGCTGGAGTCTGTCTCAAATTATTCCGGATGCAGAACAGTTTTTTGCATTTATTCAGGAACGCTGGCCAATATTCCTTGAAAATCTCAAACAAGATAAACAGGTCAAAGAAGATTCTGAAGCCTCTTTTTTAAAGGTCCAAGGGCCTGTGGCACTTCCATTCGACCATCAGGATATACGAGTTTATATCGATAACCTATTTGTAGAGGGGAAACTTACACCGGTCGACCTGCCCGGCATAGATATAGCGAAAGACTCTTGGATTTTAAGCGGTATTTCAACAGCCAAACCAGACTGCGAGGATCTCAGGATTTCGCGACTGTTTGATATTGTTGATGCAGCCGACTTATCGATGGATTCGAGATACACTGACTGGATTGCGTTCGCCATGAAATGGGCGGAGCTTTCATCGCTTATACATACGGCGAGCAATGTTGAGCATAAAAAACGTTATTGTGGAACAGGCCAGAGGCTGAATGGCATCTTTGCAGATTGGTTGGAAACTCATTATGCCAGCCTGATAAATCTACCGCCCTCAGCTCCGGCAATGTTGCACCATGTACCGCGACACCTGGCTCGATATATTGAAGAAGACCAAAAGGGCAAAAAGGCCGCGCTGGTGGTTATAGATGGTCTTTCGCTGGATCAATGGGTAACAGTTCGAAACATAATCCAGAAACAAAACAGTGATCTTGTTCTGCGAGAGTCAGCAACGTTTGCGTGGATACCTACGCTTACGTCTGTCTCACGACAAGCCATATTTTCAGGCAAGCCGCCCATCTATTTCCCGTCTTCAATTAACTCAACAAACAGCGAAGAGAAGTTGTGGAAACAGTTTTGGCAAAGCCATGACGTTTCGAAGATGGATATAGCGTATAAACGCAGTCTCGGAGATGGTGATGCCGAAGTCGCGATGGATAGTTTAATCAACCCGGCACAAACCAAGGTTGTTGGTTTGGTGATAGATAAAGTGGATAAGATCATGCATGGGATGCAGCTCGGAGCTGCAGGCATGCATAACCAGATAGACCAATGGTGCAGAGGGGAATACCTGATTTCACTTATTAATTATCTTAGCAATCATGGCTATGAAATCTGGATAACTTCAGACCACGGCAACATAGAGTCGAGCGGGAAAGGACGACCAACAGAAGGGGCGATTGCAGAGAGTCGTGGAGAAAGAGTTCGCATATATCCAACACCGGAACTGCGCTCACGTATCTCTTCAACATTTACCTCCGCACGGGAATGGCAGCCATCGGGTCTGCCTGACGAATATTTCCCATTAGTTGCTACTGGGAATGATGCATTTGTTAATGAGGGCGACTCAATTGTCGGGCATGGAGGTGTTGCTATCGAGGAAGTAATTGTGCCTCTGATCAAAGTAGAAAAGAGGACACAAAAATGA
- a CDS encoding helicase domain protein, with amino-acid sequence MRVPQSDLQPLSSDWDPKTESHRVAYISAAAKVAEVLEGSSSASDGHVLLAPMESNVIPLPHQIHALSRAISGDRVRYLLADEVGLGKTIEAGLVLRELKLRGLVRRTLVVAPKSLAMQWVAEMDTHFNESFSLVNPGDLDALERLERPGQYISGETDHTSDYNPWMRFPQAIVTLDAVKQLTRRRGWSKEKIQAYNRNRYERLVQGQWDLIVVDESHRMGGSTDQVARYKLGQGLAEAAPYLLLLSATPHQGKSDAFQRLMSLLDPMAFPDLESVTRDRVSDFIIRTEKRKAVTADGKPLFRPRTTQTLGVDLERNPAQVALYEAVTDYVKEGYNRAVKDRKPHIGFLMVLLQRIVTSSSHAIRCTLERRLQVLENLQETRTSLGEEELEDFPDLDGQMQLDLLVEVDESGRTSELAEVNALLDLARAAEMAGPDMKTEALMNLIFQLQGEENDDQLKLLIFTEFVPTQAMLRTFLEERGIPCAILNGSMSMDERRMAQRDFRDNARVLIATDAGGEGLNLQFCNVVVNYDLPWNPMRIEQRIGRVDRIGQSKIVRAVNFVYENSVEGRVREVLQTKLSIILDEMGIDKANDILDTSLSGEIIEKMMTHVIMEDADPDTEVNQTVQNLQEEMLQIREQCAVFGISEEPDLPAAEKLRSHPLPHWIEQMTTHYLQTKECKLEKDLLGWNFTWPDGEKVQSAVFQSRDTSTNGNLLSLANARIRGLAMNLPQFIPGQPLPCVSINGLPKTVSGLWGLFEIRISVEQPADSQSRIPLTRRSYLPVFMSNEGKMFMPTARHIWDQLLTDDLRIDSLKDSDESIVVGEKLLSAAEQVGQELFETMQEAHFATVAREEERGMIAFASRRKAIDRLGLPEVRQFRLARLEEDELQWRSELKSARQIVPEMRPLLMLNIWSKKS; translated from the coding sequence GTGCGTGTTCCACAATCTGACCTGCAGCCGTTGTCGAGTGATTGGGATCCGAAAACAGAAAGCCACCGGGTAGCCTATATCTCAGCAGCGGCCAAAGTGGCTGAGGTTTTGGAAGGCTCATCCAGCGCATCCGACGGGCATGTGTTGCTCGCTCCCATGGAGTCCAACGTGATCCCGCTGCCACACCAGATCCACGCACTATCCCGGGCCATATCCGGCGATCGCGTGCGCTACCTGCTGGCTGATGAGGTCGGTCTTGGAAAAACCATCGAAGCCGGGCTTGTTTTGCGCGAGTTAAAATTACGCGGGCTGGTGCGCCGAACCTTGGTAGTGGCTCCAAAGAGTCTGGCTATGCAGTGGGTGGCTGAAATGGACACCCATTTCAATGAATCCTTTTCTCTGGTTAACCCGGGCGATCTGGATGCCTTGGAGAGACTGGAACGCCCGGGTCAGTACATCAGCGGGGAAACAGACCATACAAGTGATTACAACCCATGGATGCGGTTTCCTCAGGCCATCGTGACTCTGGATGCTGTCAAACAGCTGACACGCCGCAGAGGCTGGTCAAAAGAAAAGATTCAGGCGTACAACCGGAATCGCTACGAAAGGTTGGTCCAGGGCCAATGGGATTTAATTGTGGTGGACGAGTCCCACCGAATGGGCGGCAGTACCGATCAGGTGGCCCGTTATAAACTCGGGCAAGGGCTTGCCGAGGCGGCACCGTATCTCCTGCTTTTGTCGGCAACACCTCACCAAGGGAAATCCGATGCTTTTCAGCGCTTAATGAGTTTACTCGATCCGATGGCTTTCCCTGATTTAGAAAGCGTGACCCGGGACAGAGTATCCGATTTTATAATACGGACCGAAAAACGCAAAGCAGTGACGGCAGACGGAAAACCGCTTTTCCGGCCACGCACTACACAGACGCTGGGTGTGGATCTGGAACGGAACCCGGCACAGGTGGCATTGTACGAAGCAGTCACTGACTACGTAAAAGAAGGCTATAACCGTGCGGTTAAGGATCGCAAACCGCATATCGGTTTCCTGATGGTTCTTCTTCAGCGAATTGTCACTTCAAGCTCTCACGCCATCCGCTGCACGCTGGAGCGAAGACTGCAGGTGCTGGAGAATTTGCAAGAGACTCGAACCTCCCTTGGCGAAGAAGAGTTAGAGGACTTCCCAGATCTTGACGGCCAGATGCAGCTGGACCTGCTGGTTGAAGTGGATGAATCAGGCAGAACCAGTGAGTTGGCGGAAGTCAACGCTCTGTTGGATCTCGCCCGGGCTGCAGAAATGGCCGGACCGGATATGAAAACCGAAGCGCTGATGAACCTCATCTTTCAACTGCAGGGAGAGGAAAATGACGATCAGCTGAAATTGTTGATTTTCACTGAATTTGTTCCAACGCAGGCAATGCTGCGAACCTTCCTTGAAGAACGAGGCATCCCTTGTGCCATCTTGAACGGCTCCATGAGCATGGATGAACGACGGATGGCTCAGCGCGATTTTCGAGATAATGCCCGGGTTCTTATAGCAACAGATGCCGGTGGTGAAGGTTTGAACCTTCAATTCTGCAATGTGGTGGTTAATTACGATTTACCATGGAATCCGATGCGTATCGAACAGCGGATCGGTCGTGTTGACCGTATTGGTCAAAGCAAAATAGTCCGGGCGGTAAATTTCGTTTATGAAAACTCAGTTGAAGGCCGGGTGCGGGAGGTGCTTCAAACCAAGCTTTCCATCATTCTCGATGAAATGGGCATCGATAAAGCCAACGACATTCTGGATACCTCACTGTCTGGAGAGATAATCGAAAAGATGATGACTCATGTCATTATGGAGGACGCCGATCCGGATACCGAGGTCAATCAGACAGTGCAGAATCTTCAGGAAGAGATGCTGCAGATTCGGGAGCAATGTGCTGTTTTTGGAATATCTGAAGAGCCGGACTTACCGGCAGCTGAAAAACTGCGCAGCCATCCTCTGCCGCACTGGATAGAGCAGATGACAACGCATTATCTGCAAACCAAAGAGTGTAAACTGGAAAAGGATCTGCTCGGCTGGAATTTTACATGGCCGGATGGTGAAAAGGTGCAAAGCGCTGTTTTCCAATCCAGAGACACTTCAACCAATGGGAATCTCCTGTCACTTGCAAATGCCCGGATTCGCGGCTTGGCCATGAATCTGCCTCAGTTTATTCCCGGGCAGCCTTTGCCTTGTGTATCTATAAACGGACTCCCTAAAACCGTTTCAGGTCTGTGGGGCCTTTTTGAAATCCGCATTTCTGTGGAGCAACCGGCCGACTCTCAGAGCAGAATCCCTCTGACAAGACGAAGCTACCTCCCGGTTTTCATGAGCAATGAAGGAAAGATGTTCATGCCCACCGCAAGACATATATGGGACCAGTTGTTAACCGATGATCTCCGCATTGACAGCCTGAAAGATTCTGATGAGTCCATTGTGGTTGGCGAAAAACTTCTGTCTGCAGCCGAACAGGTCGGTCAGGAGCTTTTTGAGACGATGCAGGAGGCTCATTTCGCTACAGTGGCCCGTGAAGAAGAGCGCGGCATGATTGCCTTTGCATCACGCCGTAAAGCCATCGACCGGTTGGGGCTGCCTGAAGTTCGACAGTTCAGGCTGGCCCGTCTGGAAGAGGACGAATTACAATGGCGCAGCGAGCTTAAATCCGCCCGGCAGATAGTACCGGAAATGCGGCCGCTGTTAATGTTGAATATTTGGAGTAAGAAATCATGA
- a CDS encoding ATPase AAA, translating to MTEQEILELLNQHEWKDVEFKEARTAIPKSAYESVSAFANTEGGHLVFGVKKDGSDFEVVGVIDVDKIQNDFLTSLRQKEKINQPVDVQENLHTIESKDLLVFYIPESSRTQKPVYLNGTITRSYLRKGACDVKCTQDEIHRLLRDASTERYDSEALSDFSADNFYDEGSVRWYRNIFNQKHPGRHETLSDADFLLEWGFLKEISGKTTPTRAAVLFFGKARYVRQVVPRAIVDYQRINTRFEEWIPEKRWDDREVFEENLIQTWLGLLEKYSRISEKPFSVDGSTMRRGDNPPDYITFRESAINLLMHQDYGDHTRMPVVQFFVDRTIFKNPGDAFATKEELLEPGTKEVRNPAIVNAFRRIGLSDQAGTGIRSIFQSWADLGNVPPEVNNDKSEKTFELILAKEKLLSEEQVLFQSSIGVHLSEVNAKVFAYACQTGKTSLTDIKAVTNATSKQCKEIADHLVVQVLLKWVDQSNLAVVDHLWEKFVGSQNTESEPTETSAPAEAISIDEISDGQRDTIAFCTVPKSMTEIQNKFGFSNRTYFKRKALDPLIVLGLVRMTNPENPKASNQKYVISEHGFRLLKIWEESSD from the coding sequence GTGACGGAACAAGAAATTTTAGAGCTTCTTAATCAACATGAGTGGAAGGATGTTGAGTTTAAGGAAGCCCGAACAGCAATTCCTAAAAGTGCTTATGAATCTGTCTCTGCTTTTGCTAATACGGAAGGTGGCCACCTTGTTTTTGGCGTAAAAAAGGATGGCTCTGATTTCGAGGTTGTTGGTGTCATAGATGTAGACAAGATTCAAAATGATTTCCTTACCAGTCTGAGACAAAAAGAAAAAATAAACCAGCCAGTCGATGTTCAGGAAAATCTGCACACCATAGAGAGTAAGGACCTTTTGGTCTTTTATATTCCGGAATCATCAAGAACCCAAAAACCGGTATATTTGAACGGAACGATTACACGGTCCTATCTTCGGAAAGGGGCATGTGATGTGAAATGTACCCAAGATGAAATTCATCGTTTGCTTAGGGATGCTTCAACGGAGCGCTATGACAGTGAGGCACTTTCTGATTTTTCAGCTGACAACTTTTATGACGAAGGTTCTGTGAGGTGGTACAGAAATATCTTTAATCAGAAACATCCTGGGCGTCATGAAACCTTATCCGATGCGGATTTTTTGCTTGAATGGGGCTTTTTGAAAGAAATTTCCGGAAAAACAACCCCCACCAGAGCTGCTGTTCTATTTTTCGGCAAAGCGCGATATGTGCGCCAAGTTGTTCCCCGCGCAATTGTGGATTACCAAAGAATAAACACAAGGTTTGAGGAATGGATTCCAGAAAAACGATGGGATGACAGAGAAGTTTTTGAAGAAAACCTGATTCAGACATGGCTGGGACTCTTAGAAAAATATTCACGCATCAGTGAAAAGCCATTTTCTGTTGATGGATCAACAATGAGGCGAGGAGATAACCCGCCAGATTATATAACTTTCCGAGAATCCGCCATAAATTTGCTCATGCATCAGGACTATGGTGACCATACCAGAATGCCTGTGGTTCAGTTTTTCGTTGATCGCACAATTTTTAAGAATCCGGGAGACGCCTTTGCAACAAAGGAAGAGCTACTAGAGCCGGGAACCAAAGAAGTCAGAAACCCTGCCATTGTTAATGCTTTTCGAAGAATTGGTTTAAGTGATCAGGCTGGCACCGGGATACGGTCCATTTTCCAAAGTTGGGCTGACCTCGGCAATGTTCCGCCGGAAGTGAACAATGATAAATCCGAAAAGACGTTTGAACTGATTCTCGCCAAAGAAAAACTCTTATCTGAAGAGCAGGTTCTGTTTCAGAGCTCCATCGGTGTACATCTTTCAGAGGTGAATGCCAAGGTTTTTGCCTATGCTTGTCAAACCGGCAAAACTTCTCTTACCGATATCAAAGCTGTCACCAATGCTACATCAAAGCAATGCAAGGAGATTGCTGATCACCTTGTTGTTCAGGTTCTTTTGAAGTGGGTCGATCAGTCAAATCTGGCCGTTGTGGACCATTTATGGGAAAAATTTGTGGGCTCACAAAATACTGAATCAGAGCCCACAGAAACTTCCGCCCCCGCTGAAGCAATCTCAATTGATGAAATTTCTGATGGTCAACGCGATACGATAGCGTTTTGCACTGTTCCAAAATCTATGACCGAGATTCAAAATAAGTTTGGGTTTAGCAATAGAACCTATTTTAAGCGTAAGGCATTAGATCCGTTAATTGTTTTAGGTTTGGTTAGAATGACAAACCCTGAAAATCCCAAGGCCAGCAATCAGAAATATGTCATTTCTGAGCACGGTTTCAGGCTCTTGAAAATATGGGAGGAGTCGAGTGACTAA